The following proteins are encoded in a genomic region of Xenopus laevis strain J_2021 chromosome 3L, Xenopus_laevis_v10.1, whole genome shotgun sequence:
- the LOC108710673 gene encoding olfactory receptor 2D3: MTNQTLVSEFVLLGIQNFNFKIPLFSLFLLIYIMTIWENVLIIVLVSSSRNLQSPMYFFLRQLSLCDLLEVTDTVPTLLQTGIYDRVLMSFVGCITQYSLFCVSESFECLLLGVMSYDRYVAICIPLRYSSIMSHRVCVTLIFMSWVLGHITSLLMANFIATLQFCDQNTINHFFCDLLPILELSCSDTFFVQLEVTILSIPVAVFPLIFIIISYLCIAHAILKIVSITGRQKAFSTCGSHLAVVSIFYGTLISIYVVPHKKNSQTLSKLLSLLYTVVTPLINPLIYSLRNKDIRQALDHLVTRK, translated from the coding sequence ATGACGAACCAGACGTTGGTCAGTGAGTTTGTTCTCCTGGGAATTCAGAATTTCAACTTCaagattcccctgttctctctgttcCTTCTGATTTACATTATGACAATTTGGGAGAACGTCCTCATCATAGTGTTGGTGTCCTCCAGCCGGAACCTCcagtcccccatgtacttctttctccGACAGTTGTCCCTATGTGATCTACTGGAGGTCACAGATACTGTACCCACCCTGCTCCAAACTGGAATTTATGATAGAGTCTTGATGTCCTTTGTTGGCTGTATTACCCAGTATTCTTTGTTTTGTGTCTCAGAATCTTTTGAGTGTTTGCTTCTAGGagtaatgtcctatgacagatatgtggCCATCTGTATCCCACTGCGTTACTCTTCTATAATGTCTCACAGGGTTTGTGTTACATTAATTTTCATGTCTTGGGTGCTTGGCCATATAACTTCATTGCTTATGGCCAATTTCATAGCTACCCTACAGTTCTGTGACCAAAATACcattaaccatttcttctgtgatttaTTACCTATTCTAGAACTTTCCTGCTCAGACACTTTCTTTGTGCAACTAGAAGTAACCATActttctatcccagtggctgttttccctttaatattcatcattatatcttatttatgtattgcccatgcaatcctaaagatagtgtccataaccgggagacaaaaagccttctccacctgcggctcccacttggctgtggtctccatattttatgggactcTCATTTCTATTTATGTGgttccccataaaaaaaactcccagacCTTAAGCAAACTTCTGTCTCTGCTGTACACTGTAGTTACCCCACTCATTAACCCACTTATTTACAGCCTGAGAAATAAAGATATCAGACAAGCCCTTGACCATCTGGTCACCAGGAAGTAA